The sequence GACCATGACGTCGTCACCACAAAGAGTTTGTGATGCGCGCGCAGATCCTGCGCCACCAGCATCATCGCCGCGCTGTTGCCGCCATGGCTGGTGATGATGACGAGCTTCCTCACGCCGCGCCGCGCGACCTCCGCGCCAATCTCTGTCCATTTCTTCAGCGCAATTTCAGTCGGCAGCGTCTGCGTGCCCGGATAGTCGATATGCTCGGTGGAAATGCCGACCCGCTCAACGGGGAGAAAGCTGGCCGGAATGTTCTCGGGCAGCACCTCGCGCACGCGCGCGAGATAGGCGTCCGCGATCAGCACGTCCGTCTCGAGCGGCAGATGCGGGCCATGCTGCTCGGTCGCCGCCAGCGGCAGCACCGCGATACAGCGCGACACATCCGCAGGGGTCGCATCGACCCAGCGGATCTCGGTCCAGGCGCGGGATGGTGTCATCAAGGTTTCTTTGCCCGAATTTGTCACGTAATTTGGGTTATGAGGGGACGCGGGCCCGACCGGCTCGCGTCCCCAATGTCATGCGGTTTTATCGCGTTGGCTTGGTATCGGCTAGAAGCGATCGACGGAGTGCACTCATGAGCCCCTCTCATCTGCGGCGAGCGTTAACGGCAGGCCTGATGGCCGCTTTGGTCTCGATCCTGCCTGCGCGTGCCGAGACGCTCGACAAGGTCACCTTCGGCACCAACTGGGTCGCCGAGGCCGAGCACGGCGGCTTCTTCCAGGCGGTGGCCGACGGCACCTACAAGAAGTACGGGCTGGACGTCACCATCGTCCCCGGCGGTCCCAACGAGAACAACCGGATGCTGCTGATCGCCGGCAAGATCGATTTCTTCATGGCCGCGAACACGCTGATGTCGTTCGATGCGGTCGCGAACAACGTCCCGGTCGTCACCATCGCCGCGGTGTTCCAGAAGGATCCGCAGGTGATGCTGACGCAGCCCGACGCGAAAGTCGCCAAGATCGAGGACCTCAAGCCGCTGACGCTGTTCGTCTCCAAGGAGGGCATGACCAGCTACTTCCAGTGGCTGAAGTCCGAATATGGTTTCAACGAGAAGAACGTCCGTCCCTATAATTTCAATCCGCAACCCTTCATCGCCAATCCCAAGAGCGCGATGCAGGGCTATGTCACCTCCGAGCCCTTCGCGGTGGAGAAGGCCGCCGGCTTCAAGCCCAACGTGCTTCTGCTCGCCGATTACGGCTTCAACACATATTCGACCCTGATCGAGACCCGCCGCGATATCGTCGAGAAGAAGCCCGACCTCGTGCAGCGCTTCGTCGATGCCTCCATGATCGGCTGGTACAATTACATCTACCGCGACAATTCCGCCGGCAATGCCCTGATCAAGAAGCTCAATCCGGAGATGACCGACGATCTGCTCGCCTATTCCGTCGCCAAGATGAAGGAATACGGCATCGTCGATTCCGGCGACAGCCTGAAGAACGGCATCGGCGCGATGAGCGACGAGCGCTACACCTCCTTCTTCAACAAGATGGTGAAGGCCGGCGTCGTAAAGGCGGATCTCGACTTCCGCAAATCCTACACGCTGCGCTTCGTCAACAAGGGCGTAGGCGTCGAGCTGCGCCCGAACAAGCCGTAACGCGCGGCCGATGTCCGCTGTCAAAACCTCGTCCGCCGTCGAGGCCAGCCTGACGGCTCTCGCCGTCAGCCTGCGTGGCGTGACGAAGACGTATGACAACGGCGTCATGGCGCTCGGCCCGCTCGACCTTGCTGTGCGCAAGGGCGAGTTCATCGCGCTGCTCGGCCCGTCCGGCTGCGGCAAGTCGACGGCGCTGCGGCTGATCGCGGGGCTCGGCGCGCCGTCGTCAGGCACCGTGCGGGTGGCGCATCACGAGGGCGTGCCGCAGCCCGGCCATGGTATCGGCTTCGTGTTCCAGGAGCCCACCCTGATGCCCTGGACCAGCGTGCGCGAGAACGTGCGATTGCCGCTCAAGCTTGGCGGCGTCCCGAAGGCGGAAGGGCGCGCGCGGGCCGATCAGGCGCTGGCCAGCGTCGGGCTTGCCGATTTCGCCGACGCATTCCCACGCGAGCTCTCCGGCGGCATGAAGATGCGGGTGTCGCTGGCGCGCGCGCTGGTCACCGACCCCGACATCCTCCTGATGGACGAGCCGTTCGCAGCCCTCGACGAGATCACGCGCTTCCGTCTCAACAACGACCTGCTCGCGCTGTGGCGCAGCCTTGGCAAGACCGTCATCTTCGTCACGCATTCGGTGTTCGAATCCGTCTATCTGTCACAGCGCGTGGTGGTCATGACGGCGCGGCCCGGCCGCATCCAAGCCGACATCCGCATCGAGACGGTCGAGCCGCGCGGCGAGGAGTTTCGCACCTCCGCTGCCTATTCCGATTATTGCCGGCGCGTGTCGGCCGCGCTGGCACCGTCTTATTCGGGGCAGTCGACGCTATGAACGCGCAAGCGGCCGTCACCGCGAAACCGTCCGGCGCGCAACGCGCGATGCGCCTCGTGCTGCCCGTCGTCGTGTTCGCGGCCGGGCTCCTCGCCTGGGAACTCGTGGTGCGCATCAAGGACATCCCGCCTTACGTGCTGCCGGCGCCGTCCGTCATCGTCCTGACACTGATCAAGGACTGGGCGGTGCTGTCACAATCGCTCGCGACCACGCTGCTGACCACGCTCGAAGGTTTCATCGCCGCCAGCATCGGCGGCATTGCATTGGCGCTGCTGTTCAACCAGTCGAAATGGGTCGAATATTCGCTGTTCCCTTACGCCGTCGTGCTCCAGGTGACGCCCGTGATCGCGATTGCACCGCTGCTCCTGATCTATCTGGAGCAGCAGACCGCGGTCGTCGTCTGCGCCTTCATCGTCGCCTTTTTCCCGGTGCTCTCGAACACCACGCTCGGGCTGAACTCGGTCGACCGCAATCTCGCCGGGCTGTTCCAGCTTTATGGCGCCTCACCGCCTCAGACCCTTCGCTTCCTGAAGCTCCCCGCGGCGCTGCCCTATATCCTTGGCGGATTGCGTATCGCCGGCGGCCTGTCGCTGATCGGCGCGGTTGTAGCCGAGATCGCGGCCGGAACGGCCGGCGCGGGCTCCGGGCTCGCCTACCGGATCGCCGAGTCGGGCTACCGCTTGAACATACCCCGCATGTTCGCCGCGCTGCTTTTGTTGTCGCTGGCTGGGATTGTCATCTATGGGGTGCTGGCGCTAGTTTCCCACCTCGTTTTACGGCGCTGGCACGAAAGCGCGCTTGGAAAGGAAAACTGATGTCTACCGGTTCGATTTCGTCCGAAAAGATCGATCTTTTGATTTATGGACCGGTGCGGCCGATCCTCGAGAGCGGGTTTTCAGATCATTTCGTCGTGCACAAGGCCGAGACGCGTGGCGACCTCGAGCGGCTGACGCCCGCGATCCGCGAAAAGATTCGCGGTGTGGCGGTGACCTATCACACCGTCCGCGCCGACAAGGATTCGCTGTTGCAGCTGCCCAAGATCGAGATGGTGGCGAGCTTCGGCGTCGGCTACGACCACATCGACGCCAAATACGCGGCCGAGCACAACATCATCGTCACCAACACGCCCGACGTGCTGACCGAGGAGGTCGCCGACGTCGCGATGGGCCTTCTGATCTCCACCCTGCGCGAATTCATCA is a genomic window of Bradyrhizobium sp. CB1717 containing:
- a CDS encoding ABC transporter substrate-binding protein, with the translated sequence MSPSHLRRALTAGLMAALVSILPARAETLDKVTFGTNWVAEAEHGGFFQAVADGTYKKYGLDVTIVPGGPNENNRMLLIAGKIDFFMAANTLMSFDAVANNVPVVTIAAVFQKDPQVMLTQPDAKVAKIEDLKPLTLFVSKEGMTSYFQWLKSEYGFNEKNVRPYNFNPQPFIANPKSAMQGYVTSEPFAVEKAAGFKPNVLLLADYGFNTYSTLIETRRDIVEKKPDLVQRFVDASMIGWYNYIYRDNSAGNALIKKLNPEMTDDLLAYSVAKMKEYGIVDSGDSLKNGIGAMSDERYTSFFNKMVKAGVVKADLDFRKSYTLRFVNKGVGVELRPNKP
- a CDS encoding creatininase family protein, which encodes MTPSRAWTEIRWVDATPADVSRCIAVLPLAATEQHGPHLPLETDVLIADAYLARVREVLPENIPASFLPVERVGISTEHIDYPGTQTLPTEIALKKWTEIGAEVARRGVRKLVIITSHGGNSAAMMLVAQDLRAHHKLFVVTTSWSRLSGADKLFPAVEVRHGIHGGAVETSIMLARYPGQVRKDAIADFPASSVALEKQYRWLSTQRPAPFAWQAQDLNASGAVGDATLAVAEKGEQLIDQGARAFCELLAEVDNFDVNRLAKGPLG
- a CDS encoding ABC transporter permease, which encodes MNAQAAVTAKPSGAQRAMRLVLPVVVFAAGLLAWELVVRIKDIPPYVLPAPSVIVLTLIKDWAVLSQSLATTLLTTLEGFIAASIGGIALALLFNQSKWVEYSLFPYAVVLQVTPVIAIAPLLLIYLEQQTAVVVCAFIVAFFPVLSNTTLGLNSVDRNLAGLFQLYGASPPQTLRFLKLPAALPYILGGLRIAGGLSLIGAVVAEIAAGTAGAGSGLAYRIAESGYRLNIPRMFAALLLLSLAGIVIYGVLALVSHLVLRRWHESALGKEN
- a CDS encoding ABC transporter ATP-binding protein yields the protein MSAVKTSSAVEASLTALAVSLRGVTKTYDNGVMALGPLDLAVRKGEFIALLGPSGCGKSTALRLIAGLGAPSSGTVRVAHHEGVPQPGHGIGFVFQEPTLMPWTSVRENVRLPLKLGGVPKAEGRARADQALASVGLADFADAFPRELSGGMKMRVSLARALVTDPDILLMDEPFAALDEITRFRLNNDLLALWRSLGKTVIFVTHSVFESVYLSQRVVVMTARPGRIQADIRIETVEPRGEEFRTSAAYSDYCRRVSAALAPSYSGQSTL